A window of Microbispora hainanensis genomic DNA:
CGTAAAGCGGGCGCAGCAGCGCGAGGAAGGCGAGCGGCAGGATCATCCGGCTCACCAGGGGGCCGGGCTCGCCCCGCATCAGCAGCAGGTTGTGGCGTATCAGCACGCCGACGCGGCGTACGGACTCACCGGACCACATCGCGCACCTCCCCGCCGTCCCGCTCCGAGAACGCGGCTTCCAGCGAGCGGTAGAGGTCGTCCAGGCCGGGCCGCCGCACATCGACGGAGACGGGCGTACGTCCCGACGCGAGCAGCGCGGCGAGATCGGCGCCGGGGTCCGTGGTCGGCAGGCGCAGCTCGGGCTCGGCCGGGTCGTCGAAGGCGACCCGCAGCTCGCCCGGCAGGTCTCGGGTGAGCTCCTGCTGGGAGCCACGCGCGATGACGCGTCCGGCACGGGCGAGCGCCACCGTGGCGTCCAGATCGACGAGCTCCGGCAGATAGTGGGTCGTGTAGAGGACGGCGGCCCCCGCCTCGGCGCGGGCCCGGACCGCGGCCAGCAGTGCCGCCCGCGTCTCCGGGTCGGCGCCCGCGGTCGGCTCGTCCAGCAGGAGCAGCGGCGGCGACCCCACCATGGCCGTGGCCGCCTGGACGCGGCGGCGCTGACCACCGGACAGGACCCCGGCGGGCCGGTCCGCGACCGGGGCGAGGTGGAGCTCGTCCAGGACGCGGGTGGTCTCCGCGTCCCTGCGCCGCCCGCGCAGCCCGGCGAGCCCCGCGAACAACCGCAGGTGCTCCCGGACGCTCACCCGGTTGTACAGGGCGAGCTCCTGCGGAGCCACGCCGAGCAGACGCCGTACGGCACTGCCGGAGCGGAGCGCGTCATGTCCGGCCACCCACAGGCGGCCGGCGTCGGGGCGCACCAGGCCGGTGACGACCTCGACGAAGGTGGTCTTGCCCGCGCCGTTGTGGCCGATCAGGCCGGTGATCTCGCCGGGCGCGACCGTGAGGTCGAAGCCGTCGAGCACGTTGCGCGCGCCGTAGCGCTTCACCAGCTTCTCCGCGGCGAGCATCCATCCCTCCGGAGCATACGAGGTATACGGCGTATACGTCTACACTGTATACCTGTGGGCGGTAGGCGGGAAGAGATCCTCGAAGTGGCACTGGCCATCGCCGACGAGCGCGGGCTCGACGGGGTCTCGATGCGCGCGGTGGCCGAGCGCGTCGGGGTGACGCCGATGGCGCTCTATCGGCATGTCGGCGGCAAGGCCGAACTGCTCGACGCCATGGTCGGGCACCTGCTCGCGGCGCTCCTGCCGCCGGACCGGGATCGGCAGGAGACTCAGCGGTGGGACGAGCGGCTCGCCGCCCTCGCACGCGCCGTCCGGACGATGGTCCGGCGGCATCCCTGGGCGGCGCCCCTGCTGTTCTCCCGGCCCGCCGTCACGCCGGACGCCGTCCGTACGGTGGACGTGATCTACGACGCGCTCATCGAGGCCGGGGTGCCGGATCGGGAAGTTCCCCGGCTGGAGCGCCTGCTCAGCACCTTCGTGATCGGCTTCGCCGCGTCCGAGGTCTCGGGCCGCTTCACGAGCGGCGACCCCGATCCGCGCGGGCACCGCGGCAGTCTCCCCGAGGGCGACTTTCCCGCGCACGCCAGGCTCAAGCCCTGGCTCCGCCTGCCCGACGACCTCGCCACCGAGTTCGAGGCCGACCTGGACGACGTCCTGCGGCTGATCGAGGCGGCCGCAGGCCGACGCTGATCACCAGGACAGAGTGAGCGTGCCGTCGAGGACCTTGGCGGAGTTGGCGAGGCGGGCCTGGTCGAGCGATCCGATGACGTCGAGCCGGGCCCGGTTCTGGCCGATGACACGGCGCTCGGCCTCGACGAAGACCTCGCGGCGAACGTCGGTGTAGCCGGTCTCGGCCCGGCATCGCGCGTCCGCGACCGCTGTGTCGATCTCGGCCTTCGTGCCGCGTGACTTGGGGGTGTGGCCGGCCGAGTCGTCGTTGACGGTCGCCGCCCAGCGCCGGTCGCCACCGGCCTCGACGGTGCTCCGATAGTCGAAGCCCTCCGAACGCATGCAGTCGCTCCACTCGCGTTCGGCTGCCGCGATCCGCTGGTCTTTCAATGCGATGTCGGCCGCGGCGTCGACGAAACGCGGGACCTCGTCGTCGTCGAACCTCTTTCCCGCGTCGGCCGGGCTCACGCCGTGCGCTCCACGGTTCAGCAGGGCGTCGGCCTTGGCCATGCAGCCTCCGGGCGGCACCGCCTTTCCGTGGTATCGCCGGATTTTGCCGTAAAGCACATAGGACGCCTCGTCGGTGATGGAGTACGACGGCACGCCGGTCATCTCATCCGAACTCCGCCCAGGCTCCAGATATCCCGATTCGGCGGCCCGGCGGGGATCGAGCCACCCAAGGAGATCGACATTGCGCAGGTCGGTCACCGGCTGGACGGCGGGAAAGCGGAAATCGATCCCCACATGACGCAGGCATTCCTCCATCAGCATGAACCGGGCCCGAGTCACCTGGGCGCGATCCTTCGCGCCGAGACTGTAGGCGTCCAGGGGAAGCGTGAGATCCGGAG
This region includes:
- a CDS encoding ABC transporter ATP-binding protein, which encodes MLAAEKLVKRYGARNVLDGFDLTVAPGEITGLIGHNGAGKTTFVEVVTGLVRPDAGRLWVAGHDALRSGSAVRRLLGVAPQELALYNRVSVREHLRLFAGLAGLRGRRRDAETTRVLDELHLAPVADRPAGVLSGGQRRRVQAATAMVGSPPLLLLDEPTAGADPETRAALLAAVRARAEAGAAVLYTTHYLPELVDLDATVALARAGRVIARGSQQELTRDLPGELRVAFDDPAEPELRLPTTDPGADLAALLASGRTPVSVDVRRPGLDDLYRSLEAAFSERDGGEVRDVVR
- a CDS encoding TetR/AcrR family transcriptional regulator — its product is MGGRREEILEVALAIADERGLDGVSMRAVAERVGVTPMALYRHVGGKAELLDAMVGHLLAALLPPDRDRQETQRWDERLAALARAVRTMVRRHPWAAPLLFSRPAVTPDAVRTVDVIYDALIEAGVPDREVPRLERLLSTFVIGFAASEVSGRFTSGDPDPRGHRGSLPEGDFPAHARLKPWLRLPDDLATEFEADLDDVLRLIEAAAGRR